DNA sequence from the bacterium genome:
GCATGAAAGGTCGAAATCGATCCTTGCCTGGTCATCACAAAAGCTATCAACATCGAAAATAAAGGGCGGATCTGAAAGCGCAGAATCATTCGGGGCGATATCGAGAAAATCCGTTAACGAATCGATTACGGTCGCTATGCTGCCGGTGACCCTGAGCACACCTGTAACGCCCAGTGCCGTGTCGCTGCCGTAATTCTTGACCCAGACAGGCAGGGTGATGATCTCACCGGGATTGGCGCGGCCGTTGTTGTTGCCGCTGACCGTGTCGACGATCTCGTGCTTCAGGTAAGTGACAAAACTGCCTTCCGGGCTGACCAGTATATATCCCTCATAAGGCAAAAGCGTATGACCGGTCACGGTGAGATAGATCGTATCCATACCGGGAACCGTAAAAGAGATAGAAACATTACCTGAAGAATCCGTCAGACCGGTCTCGTATATTATCGTATCTGACTGCATGGCGCAGACCAGCGCGGCAGGCTCGGGCTGACCGTTGACGTTGACGTTAACAGTTATGCTATTGTAGCCCAGATGGACAACCACAGGGTGCGTGATCACCGGTCGCCGCGGGTTGGAGATCCAGATATTCATTTCCGGGTCGCCGATCGTTGTCCAGCCGCGGTATTCGTTCGTCGCCCCGTATAGGTGATAAACATTCATACGGCCTTTCTCGCACGCCTCACCAAAGGTCTTTTTCCCTTCCATGAACACAGCACTGGCAAAACCTTTGTTCACGGCGCTTCGCAGATGAGCCCCGCCGCCAATCACTGTCGTCGTCGAAAAGTAACCGGCTGCGCCTTTCGGCGTTGTCGGAGTGCCCGTCAGGAACCAGCGCTCGGCAACCGCCGGCGTTGCTCCTGTACCCATGCAGCAGCAGGTCATGGACAGCACGATCGGAAGTTTCACGCCGTTATTACTGGCATCGGGATTGCAGTTAAAAGGAGAATACCAGTTGTTAAGGCCCGATCCCCGGTACACGACAAACATGCAACCTTCGTTGACCGCGTTGATGACGTCGGTCGAGTTATCGCCGTAAATATCAGCTAAAGTGTCGATCCCTACATAACCCGCGCCATCCATAAGCTGTGCCCAATAACGCATATTCTCCAGGTAGATCGAGTCGCTCGTCCAGCTACCGTCAGTATTGGCGATCGCCACGCCTTTCAAAAACCTCGAAGTATCGCTCGTATCCGGATGCCTTTCATAGACAAGGATTTTATTGACCACGGTCTTGGCTTCGAGCGTATCATGGACTGTAAGCCGTCCTGACAAGATATCATTGAACACATCCCCGTTCATATCGGTATAGTAATTGTCAGTATATGTACCGGACTGGGGAAATGGTATAAAATTAGGTGCTCCGACCAGCAGTAGGAACTCAGGCTTGATCTGCCAGTTATTGTACGCGTCCAAGATGTAATTCCGGATCTGGTCCGCGGTGGACCCTACGTCCGACAGCCGGACGATCTTTGCACGCATGCCTTTCTTGTGCTTCCATGCTGCGAGCGGCAGAGCGGCGTTATAGAACTGATCGTGCGCGATAACCAGGTATTTGGCGCCGGTCTCCTGACCAAATAGGGATGCTGCAATAATAAAATACAGCGAGATAAGTAATAAAGATTTACGGCAAATCATGGATATTTGCATTGTATGCTTTATATATTATAAGCACCGTGAAGACTTAAGTCAAGTGGCAATGTGACAAGCATAAAAGATGAGGTTGGGAAGATAAGAAGCTGTGAGGCTGCGATTTTTTATCCTTCCATGTATTCAGCTTTTCATAACTTCCCAAACTTAAAAAATTCGAAGTTGAGAGGATAGGAAGTTGGGAGG
Encoded proteins:
- a CDS encoding C25 family cysteine peptidase; amino-acid sequence: MICRKSLLLISLYFIIAASLFGQETGAKYLVIAHDQFYNAALPLAAWKHKKGMRAKIVRLSDVGSTADQIRNYILDAYNNWQIKPEFLLLVGAPNFIPFPQSGTYTDNYYTDMNGDVFNDILSGRLTVHDTLEAKTVVNKILVYERHPDTSDTSRFLKGVAIANTDGSWTSDSIYLENMRYWAQLMDGAGYVGIDTLADIYGDNSTDVINAVNEGCMFVVYRGSGLNNWYSPFNCNPDASNNGVKLPIVLSMTCCCMGTGATPAVAERWFLTGTPTTPKGAAGYFSTTTVIGGGAHLRSAVNKGFASAVFMEGKKTFGEACEKGRMNVYHLYGATNEYRGWTTIGDPEMNIWISNPRRPVITHPVVVHLGYNSITVNVNVNGQPEPAALVCAMQSDTIIYETGLTDSSGNVSISFTVPGMDTIYLTVTGHTLLPYEGYILVSPEGSFVTYLKHEIVDTVSGNNNGRANPGEIITLPVWVKNYGSDTALGVTGVLRVTGSIATVIDSLTDFLDIAPNDSALSDPPFIFDVDSFCDDQARIDFDLSCISADDTFPSVFSVYVCAPKLIYDHSTVTGGNGNNTLEPGETANLILAVENTGSETAADPHAVCRVAASTYLRIDDSVSIYQSIAPDSVRDNVVDPFIITADSMTPIGTTVDLSVEITTGWSVDTIEFFLVVGKKNYLIWNPDQTPNPGIVMNSTLTALGYTGDYATSLPADLTLYQAVFVCVGVYPNNLIIYAGSPEATALVDFMNSGGRLYLEGGDVWYYDPMMNGYNFAPHFGIQPAGDGSSDMGPVAGANNAFTAGMIFQYGGENQFMDQINPTSGSFLIFSDQDDYYNCGVAYNAGNYRTVGASFELGALIDASGVSTKGALLDSIMHFFGIYTGIQEEPGRMGPNAIVGFRAYPNPSTRNLTIKFQISSLIKSGTKSQISIKIYDTTGRLVKSFYQLPITQLLDYSITWDGTDEVGRIAPAGVYFIHLDTGDDSRMQKVIIVR